In Pseudobacter ginsenosidimutans, the following are encoded in one genomic region:
- a CDS encoding S-adenosylmethionine:tRNA ribosyltransferase-isomerase gives MHPKEIAIKDFTYDLPEELIAKYPLPNRDASRLLIWQEETISEDIYRNLDQYLPSNSLLVFNNTRVVAARLLFQKITGATIEIFCLEPHAKYPDITTAMSTRGSVTWMCLVGGVSKWKPGNILEKKIPHGSTELKLHAAYIEKIKDSFAIELSWNEPDLSFAEVLHLAGVMPLPPYIKRKAEQTDEDRYQTIYAKHEGSVAAPTAGLHFTDTIFQKLDARNIKRSFVTLHVGAGTFQPVKSGTLEGHPMHIEFIDVTVESIRNLIDHIDTHITAVGTTSLRTIESLYWLGSKVMAQPDIQPEELSVQQWDAYEMKGDIPAKAALEALLKYLEQKGLNRLLTRTQLLIAPGYSIRIPHALVTNFHQPQSTLLLLVAAFAGPKWKEIYHYALSNGFRFLSYGDGCLLFRH, from the coding sequence AAACAATCAGTGAAGATATTTACCGTAACCTCGATCAATATCTTCCTTCCAACTCCTTACTCGTTTTCAATAACACACGCGTGGTGGCAGCCAGACTGCTCTTTCAAAAAATAACCGGCGCCACAATAGAGATCTTCTGCCTGGAACCACATGCAAAATACCCGGATATCACCACGGCCATGAGTACACGCGGATCTGTCACCTGGATGTGCCTCGTTGGCGGCGTCTCGAAATGGAAACCCGGAAACATCTTAGAAAAAAAGATTCCGCATGGCAGCACAGAACTCAAGCTGCACGCCGCTTATATTGAAAAGATAAAAGACAGCTTTGCCATCGAACTAAGCTGGAACGAACCGGATCTCAGCTTCGCGGAAGTGCTGCACCTGGCCGGCGTGATGCCACTTCCTCCCTATATCAAAAGGAAAGCGGAACAGACAGATGAAGACCGCTACCAGACCATCTATGCAAAACATGAAGGCTCAGTAGCTGCGCCCACGGCCGGCCTGCATTTCACGGATACCATCTTTCAAAAACTGGATGCAAGGAATATCAAGAGAAGCTTTGTTACACTGCATGTTGGCGCAGGCACTTTCCAGCCGGTAAAATCCGGCACACTGGAAGGGCATCCAATGCATATCGAATTCATTGATGTAACGGTGGAGAGTATACGAAATCTAATTGACCATATCGATACGCATATTACAGCTGTAGGCACCACTTCACTACGCACCATCGAATCGCTCTACTGGCTGGGGAGCAAAGTAATGGCACAGCCAGACATCCAGCCAGAAGAACTGAGTGTTCAACAATGGGATGCCTATGAAATGAAAGGGGATATTCCTGCAAAAGCCGCGCTGGAAGCGCTTTTAAAGTATCTCGAACAAAAAGGTTTGAACAGGTTGCTAACCCGCACACAACTGCTGATAGCACCGGGCTATTCCATCCGTATCCCTCATGCGCTGGTCACCAATTTCCATCAGCCACAATCTACATTACTGTTACTGGTAGCGGCATTTGCCGGTCCAAAATGGAAGGAGATCTACCATTATGCGTTGTCGAATGGATTCCGTTTTCTGAGTTATGGAGACGGCTGTTTGCTCTTCAGGCACTAG